The Ziziphus jujuba cultivar Dongzao chromosome 3, ASM3175591v1 region AAACTTGAGCTTCACATCTTTTCCAAACTTACTTACCCTTGTTTTATCTAACAACTCCATTTATGGAAGTATCCCTTTCCACATCTGTAACCATTCGAAACTGACCAATCTTTGCTTGGATATAAATAATCTCTCCGGGATGATTCCATCCCAAATAGGCCTTTTAACAAGTTTGCAACACTTTGACTTGAGTTCCAATGATTTAAGTGGATCTATACCATATGAAATAGGCATGTTGAGGTCTCTTAAGGTGTTCAGAGCTTCTAACAATAGTCTTTTAGGTTCAATCCCTGCATCCATTGGAAACCTAACCATCTTAACCATTCTAGACCTTGATCGTAACAAAATTTCCAGATCAATACTGGAAGAAGTTGGACATATTTTATCATTGAATAAATTACACTTTTATGGGAACCAGCTCACCGGCTCAATTCCTGCATCCATTGGGACCATTAAAGTGTTAAAGGAGTTGGACCTATTTAACAACCAGCTTTCTGGACTTGTTCCCACCACGATCAGAAACTTGACTAATCTCAATGTCCTGGACGTAGGAGTTAATCAACTATCTGGCCGTATACCTCCAGGAATTGGAAAACTCAGATCCCTCACATGGTTAAGCTTTTTCAATAACAGCATGAATggatccattccattagaaatgGACAATCTTACAAATTTGGAGTATTACCAACTGCAAGCCAATTCATTTTCTGGATATATACCAGATAATGTTTGTCATGGTGGGAAACTTTTAGAGTTTTATGCAGATGATAATAACTTCATAGGTCCAGTTCCAAAAACCTTGAGAAATTGCACTAGCTTGATCATAATTCATCATGAAGCAAATCAGCTTACAGGAAATATATCAGAAATTTTTGGAACATGCCCAAATTTGTATTATATGGATTTGAGTAGAAATAAGTTTTTTGGTGAGCTTTCTGAAAGGTGGGGAAAATGCAGTAATCTTTCTTTGTTGAATATCtctaaaaatgaaatttcagGTAGGCTACCTCTTGAACTCGGGAAAGCTACTGAGTTGCGTATACTTGACCTATCCTTCAATCATCTTGCAGGGAATATTCCAAAAGAACTTGGCCAAATGAAATTGTTATTCGACCTCAGATTGAATAACAATAGTCTTTCAAACAAAGTTCCATCAGAGATTGGAATGTTGTCAGAACTTAGAAATCTTgatctttcaaaaaataatctGACTGGACCAATTCCTAAAGATTTAGATAGGTGCTCCAAGTTAACAGAGTCGAACCTGAGAGATAACAAATTTGTTGGGGCTATTCCATTCCAAATTGGTAACTTACACTTTCTTCAATATCTAGATGTAAGTCACAATTTTCTTGGAGGAGAGTTGCCTTCAAAGCTTGGAAATCTACAGAGTTTAGAGACATTACAACTCTCTCACAACAGTCTGTCTGGCTCTATTCCATACTCTTACAATGATGTGTTGAGTTTGATATTTGTTGATATATCATACAATCAGTTGGAAGGTCCACTTCCAAAAACCAAAGCTTTTACCATGGCAGTATTGGGAAACAATAAAGGTTTGTGTGGCAATAATATTGATCTTAAACCTTGCCCaacaaagagaagaaaagataGCAATGCAACTTTAGTTTTGATCATCCTCTCTATTGTATGCTTTATAATTTCATTGCTTATCATTGTTGGAATAATTTTCATCTACCGAATGAAAGAGGATGCCGTGGATGAGCCAAGAGCAGCACCAATTGAAACTTACTTTGCAACATGGAACTATGATGGGAAAAATGTACATGAAGAAATACTTAAAGCCACACAGAACTTTGACTCCAAATATTGCATTGGAGTTGGGGGATATGGGTGTGTCTACAAGGCACAATTACCAACAGGTGAAGTTGTTGCTATAAAGAAATTCCACAAAAGCGATTGAATGTTGGACGGTGAAGAAGCTTTTACAACTGAGATCAATATATTACCAAATGCACGTCATCGAAATATCATCAAGCTTCATGGGTATTGTTCACATGCAAGATACTCATTTTTGGTGTATGAATTCATGGAAAAGGGAAGTTTAGCAGACAACTTGAGAGATGAAGTTAAAGCATTGGAGTTGGGATGGAGAAAGCGAGTGACCATTGTGAAAGGTTTGGCAAATGCCATATTCTATATGCACTATGAATGTTGTCCTGCTATAATTCACAGAGACATATCGAGTAAGAATGTCCTGTTGGATGATGAGTATGAAGCTCACATTTCTGACTTTGGTTCTGCTACAAATTTAGATCCAGACTCATCAAATTGGACTTCATTTGCAGGGACTTTTGGCTACTCAGCCCCTGGTAAGTAATCCATCAAAGTTACTCTTTTGTTAACAATCTTTTTGTTCATTTTAGTAATCAGGAAAGCTCATGTTTTACTTACTTTCATTAGAAAAATCATTTAGAAATAGCTTTTTTTATGTTCAACAAGAGAAGACCAAGTATAATTATCTCATTACTGGAAGATATATGcatttatgtgtgtatatatatatatatgtgtgtgtgtgtgtgtgtgtgtatataaatgcatatattaattCAAAATGCATTTTTCTCTGATTAGAGCTTGCTTACACGATGGAAGTAAATGAAAAGTGTGACGTGTACAGCTTCGGAGTTATAACATTGGAACTAATCATGGGAAAACATCCAGGAGATCTCATCTTGTCTCATtctgcatcatcatcatcactgtCACCAGCTGCTCATCAAATTCTGCTTAAGGATTTATTGGATCAACGACTTGCACCACCAAAGCGTCGAGTAGCAGAGGAAGTTGTCTCCATTGCAAAGCTAGCATTCTCTTGTCTGCAACCAAGTCCACAATCTCGGCCAACTATGAAGGAAGTATCTGATAAGCTATCAACTTCGTTACCATCTTTATCAGAAACTCCTCATACAATTACATTGAAGCAGCTGTTTG contains the following coding sequences:
- the LOC112492233 gene encoding MDIS1-interacting receptor like kinase 2-like — its product is MEAVLNSSRRDNIGSPSKWIGITCNGVGNVVRISLPHSNLRGTLENLSFTSFPNLLTLVLSNNSIYGSIPFHICNHSKLTNLCLDINNLSGMIPSQIGLLTSLQHFDLSSNDLSGSIPYEIGMLRSLKVFRASNNSLLGSIPASIGNLTILTILDLDRNKISRSILEEVGHILSLNKLHFYGNQLTGSIPASIGTIKVLKELDLFNNQLSGLVPTTIRNLTNLNVLDVGVNQLSGRIPPGIGKLRSLTWLSFFNNSMNGSIPLEMDNLTNLEYYQLQANSFSGYIPDNVCHGGKLLEFYADDNNFIGPVPKTLRNCTSLIIIHHEANQLTGNISEIFGTCPNLYYMDLSRNKFFGELSERWGKCSNLSLLNISKNEISGRLPLELGKATELRILDLSFNHLAGNIPKELGQMKLLFDLRLNNNSLSNKVPSEIGMLSELRNLDLSKNNLTGPIPKDLDRCSKLTESNLRDNKFVGAIPFQIGNLHFLQYLDVSHNFLGGELPSKLGNLQSLETLQLSHNSLSGSIPYSYNDVLSLIFVDISYNQLEGPLPKTKAFTMAVLGNNKGLCGNNIDLKPCPTKRRKDSNATLVLIILSIVCFIISLLIIVGIIFIYRMKEDAVDEPRAAPIETYFATWNYDGKNVHEEILKATQNFDSKYCIGVGGYGCVYKAQLPTGEVVAIKKFHKSD
- the LOC107422725 gene encoding MDIS1-interacting receptor like kinase 2-like; this translates as MLDGEEAFTTEINILPNARHRNIIKLHGYCSHARYSFLVYEFMEKGSLADNLRDEVKALELGWRKRVTIVKGLANAIFYMHYECCPAIIHRDISSKNVLLDDEYEAHISDFGSATNLDPDSSNWTSFAGTFGYSAPELAYTMEVNEKCDVYSFGVITLELIMGKHPGDLILSHSASSSSLSPAAHQILLKDLLDQRLAPPKRRVAEEVVSIAKLAFSCLQPSPQSRPTMKEVSDKLSTSLPSLSETPHTITLKQLFDPPTSTP